From the genome of Rhizobium binae, one region includes:
- a CDS encoding 4a-hydroxytetrahydrobiopterin dehydratase: MKWERLERAAVEAELAGLAGWALNDAASSISKTFKFSNFIEAFGFMTEAAIMAEKLNHHPEWFNVYSRVDVTLNTHDAGGLTELDFKLARAMEKVAARRLR, from the coding sequence ATGAAATGGGAAAGACTGGAAAGGGCGGCAGTCGAGGCGGAACTGGCGGGGCTTGCCGGCTGGGCGCTCAATGACGCGGCCTCTTCGATCTCGAAGACGTTCAAGTTTTCGAATTTCATCGAAGCCTTCGGTTTCATGACGGAGGCAGCGATCATGGCTGAGAAACTCAACCATCATCCCGAATGGTTCAACGTCTATTCCCGGGTGGATGTGACGCTCAACACGCATGATGCCGGCGGGCTGACGGAGCTGGATTTCAAGCTCGCCAGGGCGATGGAGAAGGTTGCGGCGCGACGTCTGCGCTGA
- a CDS encoding low molecular weight protein-tyrosine-phosphatase, producing the protein MTSISILFVCMGNICRSPLAEAIFRHLVTEAGLTGRFTIDSAGTGGWHEGEPPDRRSVATAQRHGIDIAGLRGRRIQPADFNSFELILAMDRDNLATLGKIAPPEANIRLFGDAALGTGEDIPDPYYGGPDGFELVYTRLLTGCSSLLEALGVERASCSGNTSSVR; encoded by the coding sequence ATGACGTCTATCAGTATCCTTTTCGTGTGCATGGGCAATATATGCCGTTCTCCGCTTGCCGAGGCAATTTTTCGTCACCTCGTCACCGAGGCTGGCCTCACCGGCCGTTTCACCATCGATTCCGCCGGCACCGGCGGCTGGCATGAAGGCGAGCCGCCCGACCGGCGTTCGGTCGCCACCGCTCAACGCCATGGCATCGACATAGCGGGGCTGCGCGGCCGCCGCATCCAGCCAGCTGATTTCAACAGTTTCGAGCTGATCCTTGCCATGGACCGCGACAATCTGGCGACGCTTGGCAAGATCGCGCCGCCCGAGGCGAATATCCGGCTCTTCGGTGATGCTGCTCTAGGAACGGGAGAGGATATTCCCGATCCCTATTATGGCGGCCCTGATGGTTTCGAGCTGGTCTATACCAGGCTCTTGACCGGCTGCAGCAGCCTGCTCGAAGCGTTGGGCGTCGAACGTGCCTCGTGCAGCGGGAACACTTCCTCTGTCAGGTAG
- a CDS encoding YkvA family protein: protein MDEVKFGEILLPGDEDTQSRREKTVRQKFWPTFRRAVRQIPFSRDVVAGFYCALDPQTPTKVRGVLLAALAYFVMPVDIIPDIFAVIGFSDDVAVLSAAFAMVRGHIRPGHYEAADRVLADPPADTMKTI, encoded by the coding sequence ATGGACGAGGTCAAATTCGGGGAAATCCTGCTGCCGGGCGACGAGGACACCCAGAGCCGCCGGGAGAAGACGGTGCGGCAGAAGTTCTGGCCGACGTTCCGCCGGGCCGTGCGGCAGATCCCGTTCTCACGCGACGTCGTCGCCGGCTTCTACTGCGCACTCGATCCGCAAACGCCGACCAAGGTGCGCGGTGTGTTGCTCGCAGCACTCGCCTATTTCGTCATGCCGGTCGACATCATCCCGGATATTTTCGCCGTCATCGGCTTTTCTGACGACGTCGCGGTGCTTTCGGCCGCCTTCGCTATGGTGCGCGGCCATATCCGGCCAGGCCACTACGAGGCGGCGGACCGCGTCCTCGCCGACCCGCCTGCGGATACGATGAAAACGATCTGA
- a CDS encoding ABC transporter permease — protein MRMITPRTALAFRLALRELRGGIRGFYIFLACIALGTGAIAAVNSVSQSITDTIASQGQELLAGDVRFELNNREATPEEMAFLESLGTVSVSTGLRSMARTPDGSDQALVEVKAVDDAYPLYGSFAAEPDYPLAALLSAQSGTYGAVAAPLLLDRLGLAVGDELLLGNVKLSITGTVKTEPDALSEGFGFAPRLLVSRRALQASGLIQTGSLVEHAYKIRLEDKSAISGIQARASREFPSAGWAIRTSDRAAPSLTENITRFSQFLTLVGLTALIVGGVGVANAVRAFLDSKRTTIASFKCLGAPAAVVVLIYLFQISIIALGGIMIGLVVGALSPIFAAQFLAQFLPVSTAPTLYPGALLLAALFGILTTLAFAILPLGHAREVPATALFREQGFEARRLPSWPYILLAAFFMAALAGLAVLTAYDRFIAVVFVGAILFAFVMLRLVAALIAWLARRSPRVNSPALRLAIGNIHRPGALTPSVVLSLGLGLALLVTLTLIDGNLRQQLTGRMNEGAPNFFFVDIQSAEVDAFRNLVQAQAPKGKLMEVPMLRGRIVAFNGEDVSKMNVPAAGRWVLNGDRGITYADTLPENAALTEGSWWEKDYNGEPLVSFSSEEAHELGLKIGDSVTVNVLGRNITAKIANLRRVQWESLSINFVMVFSPNTFRGAPHAWLATLTDPGSTPAEDAAILKSVTNTYPTITSVRVKDAIDIVNQLVAQLATAIRAAASVALIASILVLAGALAAGNRARTHDAVVLKTLGATRAMLIRAFSYEYLILGLATAIFALFAGAVAAWFIVARIMRLPSAFLPDVAGLTLVTALVLTVGIGLIGTWRILGQKAAPVLREL, from the coding sequence ATGAGGATGATCACGCCGCGCACCGCGCTTGCTTTTCGCCTGGCGCTCCGTGAGCTGCGCGGCGGCATTCGCGGCTTCTACATCTTCCTCGCCTGCATCGCGCTCGGCACAGGCGCGATTGCCGCCGTCAATTCGGTTTCGCAGTCAATCACCGACACGATTGCCTCGCAGGGGCAGGAGCTCTTGGCCGGCGACGTCCGCTTCGAACTCAACAACCGCGAGGCTACACCTGAGGAAATGGCTTTCCTCGAAAGTCTCGGCACCGTCTCGGTGTCGACCGGTCTGCGCTCGATGGCCCGCACGCCGGATGGTTCCGACCAGGCGCTGGTCGAGGTCAAGGCCGTCGACGATGCCTACCCGCTCTATGGCAGCTTCGCGGCCGAGCCGGACTATCCGCTTGCAGCCCTGCTTTCGGCCCAGAGCGGCACCTATGGCGCGGTCGCAGCCCCGCTGCTGCTTGATCGGCTTGGCCTTGCGGTCGGCGACGAATTGCTGCTCGGCAATGTCAAACTCAGCATCACCGGCACCGTCAAGACCGAACCGGACGCCCTCTCCGAAGGCTTCGGGTTTGCGCCGCGCCTGCTCGTCAGCCGTCGGGCGCTCCAGGCCTCGGGGTTGATCCAGACCGGAAGCCTGGTCGAACATGCCTACAAGATCCGGCTGGAGGACAAGAGCGCTATATCGGGCATCCAGGCGCGCGCCTCCAGGGAATTCCCCTCCGCCGGCTGGGCGATCCGCACCAGCGACCGGGCCGCGCCCTCGCTTACCGAAAACATCACCCGCTTCTCGCAGTTCCTGACGCTGGTCGGCTTGACTGCGCTGATCGTCGGCGGCGTCGGCGTCGCCAATGCGGTGCGGGCCTTTCTCGATTCCAAACGCACCACCATCGCAAGCTTCAAATGCCTCGGTGCGCCGGCCGCCGTCGTCGTGCTGATCTATCTATTCCAGATCTCCATCATCGCGCTTGGCGGCATCATGATCGGCCTTGTCGTCGGCGCCCTGTCGCCGATCTTCGCCGCGCAGTTCCTGGCGCAATTCCTGCCGGTGTCGACAGCGCCGACGCTCTATCCCGGCGCCCTGCTGCTTGCGGCGCTCTTCGGCATCCTCACGACGCTCGCCTTCGCCATCCTGCCGCTCGGCCATGCCCGCGAGGTGCCGGCGACGGCGCTCTTCCGCGAGCAGGGTTTCGAGGCCCGCCGCCTGCCGTCCTGGCCCTATATCCTGCTGGCCGCCTTCTTCATGGCGGCACTTGCCGGCCTCGCCGTCCTCACCGCCTATGACCGCTTCATCGCCGTCGTCTTCGTCGGCGCGATCCTCTTCGCCTTTGTCATGCTGCGCCTGGTCGCCGCCCTGATCGCCTGGCTCGCGCGCCGCAGCCCGCGCGTCAACTCGCCGGCGCTAAGGCTTGCGATCGGCAACATCCACCGTCCCGGCGCCCTGACGCCCTCGGTGGTGCTGTCGCTCGGCCTTGGCCTGGCGTTGCTGGTGACGCTGACCTTGATCGACGGCAACCTGCGCCAGCAGCTGACCGGTCGGATGAACGAGGGGGCGCCGAACTTCTTCTTCGTCGATATCCAGAGCGCCGAGGTCGATGCATTCCGCAATCTCGTCCAGGCGCAGGCGCCAAAGGGCAAGCTCATGGAGGTGCCGATGCTGCGCGGCCGCATCGTCGCCTTCAACGGCGAGGACGTCAGCAAGATGAACGTGCCGGCCGCCGGCCGCTGGGTGCTGAACGGCGATCGCGGCATCACCTACGCCGACACCCTGCCGGAAAATGCGGCGCTGACGGAAGGCAGTTGGTGGGAAAAGGATTACAATGGCGAGCCGCTCGTCTCCTTCTCCTCGGAAGAAGCGCATGAACTCGGCCTGAAGATCGGCGACAGCGTCACCGTCAATGTGCTCGGACGCAATATCACGGCCAAGATCGCCAATCTGCGCCGCGTCCAGTGGGAATCGCTGTCAATCAATTTCGTCATGGTCTTCTCGCCGAACACCTTCCGCGGCGCTCCGCATGCCTGGCTCGCGACGCTGACCGATCCCGGCTCGACGCCGGCCGAAGATGCGGCGATCCTCAAATCCGTCACCAACACCTATCCGACGATCACCAGCGTGCGCGTCAAGGATGCGATCGATATAGTCAACCAGCTGGTGGCCCAGCTTGCGACCGCGATCCGCGCCGCGGCATCGGTGGCCCTGATCGCCTCGATCCTCGTCCTCGCCGGAGCGCTTGCCGCCGGCAACCGGGCGCGCACCCATGATGCGGTGGTGCTGAAGACGCTCGGCGCCACCCGGGCCATGCTGATCCGCGCCTTCAGTTACGAATATCTGATCCTGGGGCTCGCAACCGCGATCTTCGCGCTATTCGCCGGCGCCGTCGCCGCCTGGTTCATCGTCGCCCGCATCATGCGCCTGCCCTCGGCCTTTCTGCCCGATGTGGCGGGACTGACGCTGGTGACGGCGCTCGTCCTGACCGTCGGTATCGGCCTGATCGGCACCTGGCGCATCCTCGGGCAGAAGGCGGCGCCCGTCCTGCGCGAGCTATGA
- a CDS encoding ABC transporter ATP-binding protein: MAKTIIELKGADLTLGSAAASVHVLKGIDLDISVGESVGIVGPSGSGKSTLLMVLAGLEKLDNGEININDTPLHALSEDEVADFRGRNIGIVFQSFHLIANMTALENVAVPLELANVRNAFEIAHRELNSVGLGERLNHYPGQLSGGEQQRVAIARALAPSPALLIADEPTGNLDTETGRQIADLLFSKQAERGMTLLLVTHDVSLANRCSRQIRVRSGRIEGDSAARRSEAAIA, encoded by the coding sequence TTGGCAAAAACCATCATCGAGTTGAAGGGCGCCGATCTGACCCTTGGCAGTGCAGCCGCTTCCGTCCATGTGCTGAAGGGCATCGATCTCGATATATCAGTCGGCGAATCCGTCGGCATCGTCGGCCCCTCCGGTTCCGGCAAGTCGACGCTGCTGATGGTGCTTGCCGGATTGGAGAAGCTCGACAACGGTGAAATCAACATCAACGACACGCCGCTCCATGCGCTCAGCGAGGACGAGGTCGCCGATTTCCGCGGCCGCAACATCGGGATCGTCTTCCAGTCCTTCCACCTGATCGCCAATATGACGGCGCTGGAAAACGTCGCCGTGCCACTGGAGCTCGCCAATGTTCGCAACGCCTTCGAAATCGCCCATCGCGAGCTGAATTCGGTCGGCCTCGGCGAACGCCTGAACCACTATCCCGGCCAGCTTTCCGGCGGCGAACAGCAGCGCGTGGCGATCGCCAGAGCGCTCGCCCCCTCGCCCGCTTTGCTGATCGCCGACGAGCCCACCGGCAATCTCGATACCGAGACCGGCCGCCAGATCGCCGACCTGCTGTTTTCCAAACAGGCCGAACGCGGCATGACCCTGCTGCTCGTCACCCACGACGTCTCGCTTGCGAACCGCTGCTCGCGCCAGATCCGCGTCCGCTCCGGCCGGATCGAAGGCGACAGCGCCGCCCGCCGCAGCGAGGCGGCGATCGCATGA
- a CDS encoding Bax inhibitor-1/YccA family protein, whose translation MADLRNYQSRAQTGEMIDQGLRAYMLKVYNLMALGLAITGVAAYLSFQLAFSNGEITAFGQAIYLSPLKWVVILAPLALVFFLSFRIHSMTVSAAQTTFAIYAALVGLSLSSIFLIYTGQSVVQTFFVTAASFGALSLYGYSTKRDLSAIGSFLIMGLFGLIIASLVNVFLASSAMQFAISVIGVLIFAGLTAYDTQRIKELYYEADDVAVAGRKAIMGALTLYLDFINLFMFLLQFMGNRK comes from the coding sequence ATGGCTGACCTTCGTAACTATCAAAGCCGCGCTCAGACCGGCGAGATGATTGATCAAGGCCTCCGCGCTTATATGCTCAAGGTCTACAACCTGATGGCGCTGGGTCTGGCGATCACCGGTGTGGCCGCATATCTGTCGTTCCAACTCGCTTTCTCCAATGGCGAGATTACCGCTTTCGGCCAGGCGATCTATCTGAGCCCGCTGAAATGGGTGGTCATTCTGGCGCCGCTGGCTCTGGTGTTCTTCCTGAGCTTTCGGATCCATAGCATGACGGTGAGCGCCGCCCAGACGACCTTCGCGATCTATGCCGCGCTCGTCGGCCTGTCGCTTTCGTCGATCTTCCTGATCTATACCGGTCAGAGCGTCGTGCAGACCTTCTTCGTCACCGCGGCCTCGTTCGGCGCGCTGTCGCTTTACGGTTACTCGACGAAGCGTGACCTGTCGGCAATCGGCTCGTTCCTGATCATGGGTCTCTTCGGCCTGATCATCGCCTCGCTCGTAAACGTCTTCCTGGCCTCATCCGCGATGCAGTTCGCAATCTCGGTGATCGGCGTGCTGATCTTCGCGGGCCTCACCGCCTACGACACGCAGCGGATCAAGGAGCTTTACTATGAAGCTGATGACGTGGCTGTTGCCGGCCGCAAGGCGATCATGGGCGCGCTGACGCTCTATCTCGACTTCATCAACCTCTTTATGTTCCTGCTGCAGTTCATGGGCAACCGTAAATAA
- the thpR gene encoding RNA 2',3'-cyclic phosphodiesterase, whose translation MPRLFTALEIPRNAAMSLSLLRGGLPGARWIDVENYHITLRFIGDVDGRTADEIVERLDRIDRPEFQFRLEGIGSFGSKKPHSVWAGVSQSPEMYALQGEIERICQRIGLPPDPRKFMPHVTLARLKSSRLDDVVQYLAGRGNFHTATFTAPRFVLLSSRESVGGGPYLTEEVFPLHEARSTPNASSRLLQPVKSLV comes from the coding sequence ATGCCGAGACTGTTTACCGCCCTCGAAATTCCGCGCAATGCGGCGATGAGCCTTTCATTGCTGCGCGGTGGCCTCCCCGGAGCACGATGGATCGATGTGGAGAATTACCACATCACCCTGCGCTTCATCGGTGATGTCGACGGCCGTACGGCCGATGAAATCGTCGAACGCCTCGACCGGATCGACCGGCCGGAATTCCAGTTCCGGCTCGAAGGCATCGGCTCCTTCGGCTCGAAGAAACCGCATTCGGTCTGGGCCGGCGTCTCGCAATCACCGGAAATGTACGCCCTGCAGGGTGAGATCGAGCGTATCTGCCAGCGCATCGGGCTGCCGCCCGACCCGCGCAAATTCATGCCGCATGTGACGCTGGCACGGCTCAAATCCTCGCGGCTTGACGATGTCGTGCAATATCTGGCCGGACGCGGCAACTTCCACACCGCAACCTTCACGGCGCCACGCTTCGTGCTGCTTTCGTCGCGTGAATCGGTTGGCGGCGGACCCTACCTGACAGAGGAAGTGTTCCCGCTGCACGAGGCACGTTCGACGCCCAACGCTTCGAGCAGGCTGCTGCAGCCGGTCAAGAGCCTGGTATAG
- a CDS encoding arylesterase, producing the protein MRFKVAALQFTVIAISLIFAGAAAARTINLVGFGDSLMAGYQLPPGNGFPEKLQAALKAKGLDVAVANAGVSGDTTTAGLARIDWSVPDGTDGVILELGANDALRGIPPEESEKNLDQMIGRLKQRGIAVLLVGMMAPPNMGADYAARFNPIYQKLSEKHGVPLYAFFLDGVALDAGLKLDDGMHPNARGVDVMVEKMESDVTNFVRTISTVKK; encoded by the coding sequence ATGAGATTTAAAGTTGCCGCCCTTCAATTCACCGTCATCGCCATCTCGCTGATCTTTGCCGGTGCCGCCGCGGCCCGGACGATCAATCTCGTCGGTTTTGGGGACAGCCTGATGGCGGGCTATCAACTGCCGCCCGGGAATGGCTTTCCGGAGAAGCTGCAGGCGGCCTTGAAGGCGAAGGGGCTCGACGTCGCCGTTGCCAATGCCGGCGTCTCGGGCGACACGACGACGGCCGGGCTTGCCCGCATCGACTGGTCCGTGCCCGACGGCACCGACGGCGTCATCCTGGAGCTAGGCGCCAACGATGCGCTGCGCGGCATCCCGCCGGAAGAGAGCGAGAAGAACCTCGACCAGATGATTGGCCGGCTGAAGCAGCGGGGCATCGCGGTGCTGCTCGTTGGCATGATGGCGCCGCCCAATATGGGGGCGGATTATGCCGCACGCTTCAATCCGATCTATCAGAAGCTTTCGGAAAAACATGGGGTTCCGCTTTATGCCTTCTTCCTCGACGGGGTGGCGCTCGATGCGGGGCTGAAACTCGACGACGGGATGCATCCAAATGCGAGAGGTGTCGATGTCATGGTCGAAAAGATGGAATCCGATGTCACAAATTTCGTCAGGACGATTTCTACTGTGAAGAAATAA